A genomic stretch from Aedes albopictus strain Foshan chromosome 2, AalbF5, whole genome shotgun sequence includes:
- the LOC134286387 gene encoding uncharacterized protein LOC134286387, whose protein sequence is MAQLDSNRPSAGTPSFDTDRQCHEIPPDWPAAGGEPPYPRPAFTSDHPFVEYWPAAGVETSNQLQNYPPFGRATELHRTGPLPVPRHPKSPSSVPIRSVTGYPVHRSSLEGLPTPLASTCKTAKHVALAVPVQRVVPPGQSTILPDHSTAVQEIVSHRLLSEASIIQVPGIHPPNAQGQASIVAVVSLAGCDPLGTTTLTNAVTTPPFAQLISAPNHDVFQQDKQKPSPPYPIRRQHPPTNQSGPKDPALSDAEPLVGRQVPAQAYAEGEVHAGAIGSQQQKVPQQVQQPNQPFRPNTGYYVPPAMNQNTPAHPAASFPVQWPPNANVGFVGNRYPMVSQHPVPPPSACYPTSFYQPPYNAGRPTGPIPTW, encoded by the exons ATGGCTCAG CTGGATTCAAACCGGCCGTCCGCTGGAACCCCGTCGTTCGATACCGATCGCCAGTGCCACGAGATACCTCCAGACTGGCCTGCCGCCGGTGGTGAGCCACCCTACCCGCGGCCGGCGTTTACTTCCGACCATCCGTTCGTCGAATACTGGCCAGCCGCTGGTGTCGAAACTTCAAACCAGTTGCAGAATTACCCTCCGTTCGGCCGAGCCACCGAACTTCACCGAACCGGCCCCCTGCCGGTGCCCAGACATCCTAAATCACCATCATCGGTTCCGATCCGGTCAGTAACCGGGTACCCTGTTCATCGTTCGTCGTTGGAGGGCCTTCCCACACCGCTAGCTAGCACATGTAAAACCGCAA AGCACGTAGCGTTAGCGGTACCGGTCCAACGAGTTGTCCCGCCCGGTCAGTCGACCATTCTCCCGGATCATTCGACGGCAGTTCAAGAGATTGTCAGTCACCGTTTACTCTCCGAGGCAAGCATCATCCAAGTCCCGGGCATTCATCCTCCGAACGCCCAAGGTCAAGCAAGCATTGTGGCTGTAGTTTCGTTAGCTGGCTGCGATCCGTTAGGAACAACAACATTGACCAATGCTGTTACCACCCCTCCGTTCGCTCAGTTGATCTCAGCTCCAAATCACGACGTCTTCCAGCAAGACAAGCAGAAACCATCTCCGCCATATCCGATCAGACGACAGCATCCACCGACGAATCAGTCAGGTCCAAAGGATCCAGCGTTGTCAGATGCGGAACCATTGGTGGGACGTCAGGTTCCTGCCCAAGCCTATGCTGAAGGAGAAGTTCATGCAGGAGCAATAGGTTCGCAGCAACAGAAGGTGCCCCAGCAAGTCCAACAGCCTAATCAACCTTTCCGTCCCAATACCGGTTACTACGTTCCGCCAGCCATGAACCAGAATACTCCAGCACATCCAGCTGCATCGTTTCCCGTACAATGGCCACCAAATGCTAATGTGGGCTTCGTGGGTAATCGATACCCAATGGTCAGCCAGCATCCCGTGCCACCACCCAGCGCGTGTTATCCCACAAGTTTCTACCAGCCACCATACAATGCTGGTCGGCCCACAGGTCCAATACCGACTTGGTGA
- the LOC134286385 gene encoding uncharacterized protein LOC134286385, which translates to MKQPCEVDDCAEPHHKLLHPSKPKTNSSVQQRGVTFAHCSRQAGVLFKVLPVILSSNGKSVLTFAFLDNGSNLTLMEEEIADELGLQGNSPEDQRARQILAQTTRRTDSGRFECGLLWKSDDFELPGSYKMAERRMVCLEKKLGEDPALKMKVLEQIDEYLDRGYAHKATEDELRDSDQRRVWYLPIGIVQNPRKPGKVRIVWDAAARIGNTSLNSMLLTGPDLLTPLLKVMYGFRQRQYAAVGDVRKMFHQLLVRQEDRRAQRFLFRTDPEQAPIIYVMDVVVFGTSCSPCLAQHVKNANAEEYKDLYPDAASAIINKTYVDDFLDNRDSIEEMVRIVNEVRWIFDQAGFELRNWQSNSEDVLRRVGADINETAKSFSVEKSTIAERVLIMRWDPKDDLFVFDTQFREDLLPLLTGVIVPTKRQVLRVVMSHFDPLGIVAIYTVHGKILIQDVWRSRVSWDDPITAEDFESWQRWVRLVPNLTQVEVPRCYFPNYDPASYDSIEIHVFVDASLKAYCAAAYFRIIDNGSSRCALVAAKTKVTPLQTQSIPRNELSARVIGVRLLKSVLENHSIPVKKRYMWTDATTVLAWLRVDPRNYRQFVAFRVIEIQTETRVEEWHYVPSSLNVADKGTKWGSGPCFDPAIPWFTGPEFLYRAESEWPRQPAKYAEPQEEVRVVNHHVAVCDFVVDFTKFSSWGDLLKNIGYLYHFVHRCRSSPRVMTKSRVAVLEQKDYAAAERSVWRVIQSVEYTAEIATLLKNFELPSDQQTPLERSSLLKKLSPFLDDEGVLRMRSRINDAAIYYSYDFQNPVIVPRRSHVTELMIYKYHQRYGHANVDTVVNELRQRYYIARVRSVVKNVVKQCLDYFGPLIVKHRRSNEKRGAPQKIFSDSGTNFRGAARELVNETRAINRELAAIFTNEEIEWVFNPPSAPHMGGVWERKVRSIKEAFKSLHHRQHLNDEKLMTFLAQAGMMVNSHPLTCVPSAEEAVTPNNFLLMSSSGTNTSSRIPVDEEVPLRLNWKLMQQLLNQFWKRWIQGYLPTIARRTKWFSDVRPLQVDDPVVIVDETVRNG; encoded by the exons ATGAAGCAGCCATGCGAGGTCGATGACTGTGCAGAACCGCATCATAAACTTCTGCATCCCTCGAAACCGAAAACCAACAGCAGCGTCCAGCAGCGTGGTGTTACTTTCGCCCACTGTTCACGACAAGCCGGCGTACTGTTCAAGGTACTTCCCGTCATTCTCTCTAGTAACGGGAAATCTGTCTTGACCTTCGCTTTCCTGGATAACGGATCCAACCTCACGCTGATGGAAGAGGAAATTGCCGATGAGCTTGGATTGCAGGGTAAC TCACCTGAAGATCAGCGAGCTAGGCAGATCTTGGCCCAAACTACTCGCCGCACTGACTCAGGAAGATTCGAATGTGGCCTGTTATGGAAAAGCGACGACTTCGAACTTCCTGGTAGCTACAAAATGGCGGAACGACGGATGGTTTGTTTGGAGAAGAAGCTCGGAGAAGACCCAGCTCTGAAAATGAAGGTGTTAGAGCAGATTGACGAGTATCTGGATCGCGGATACGCCCACAAGGCTACTGAGGACGAGCTACGAGATTCCGACCAACGTCGGGTATGGTATCTTCCCATTGGCATCGTCCAGAATCCCCGGAAACCCGGGAAAGTACGAATTGTATGGGACGCGGCGGCACGCATCGGAAACACATCACTCAACTCAATGCTGCTCACTGGACCAGACCTTTTGACTCCACTTCTGAAGGTCATGTACGGATTCCGGCAACGACAATATGCTGCAGTTGGAGACGTACGAAAAATGTTTCACCAGCTGCTGGTTAGACAGGAAGACAGGCGGGCTCAACGTTTTCTATTCCGGACAGATCCGGAACAAGCACCGATAATCTACGTAATGGACGTCGTAGTTTTCGGAACATCGTGTTCTCCGTGTCTTGCTCAACATGTGAAGAATGCAAACGCTGAGGAGTACAAGGATCTGTATCCAGATGCGGCCTCGGCAATCATCAACAAAACCTACGTCGACGATTTCCTGGATAACAGAGACAGTATCGAAGAGATGGTCCGTATAGTCAACGAGGTGCGCTGGATTTTCGACCAGGCTGGATTCGAACTTCGAAACTGGCAGTCCAATTCCGAGGACGTTCTTCGACGGGTCGGGGCCGACATCAACGAAACTGCGAAATCCTTCTCGGTGGAAAAATCTACGATTGCCGAACGAGTCCTAATAATGAGATGGGACCCCAAGGACGATTTATTCGTGTTCGATACACAATTTCGTGAAGATCTTCTGCCGTTGTTGACAGGAGTCATCGTTCCTACTAAACGACAAGTTCTTCGCGTGGTTATGAGCCATTTTGATCCTCTGGGCATCGTAGCTATCTACACTGTGCACGGAAAAATCCTTATCCAGGACGTGTGGAGATCTCGCGTATCGTGGGATGATCCAATAACGGCGGAAGACTTCGAAAGCTGGCAGCGCTGGGTGAGACTAGTTCCAAACCTGACGCAGGTTGAAGTTCCGCGATGCTACTTCCCGAACTATGACCCGGCCAGTTACGATTCTATTGAAATCCACGTTTTCGTCGACGCTAGCCTGAAAGCGTACTGCGCCGCAGCGTATTTTAGGATCATCGACAATGGCTCGTCACGTTGTGCCCTAGTAGCAGCAAAGACGAAAGTGACACCATTACAAACGCAATCAATTCCAAGAAATGAACTGAGTGCCAGAGTAATCGGAGTGCGACTGCTTAAAAGTGTTCTGGAGAATCACTCAATACCTGTCAAGAAACGGTACATGTGGACGGATGCAACAACCGTTCTGGCTTGGTTGAGAGTAGACCCACGAAATTATCGGCAATTTGTAGCTTTTAGAGTTATCGAAATTCAGACAGAGACACGCGTGGAGGAGTGGCACTACGTACCATCGAGTTTGAACGTTGCGGACAAGGGTACAAAGTGGGGAAGTGGACCCTGCTTCGATCCAGCCATTCCGTGGTTCACGGGACCTGAATTCTTGTATCGCGCAGAAAGTGAGTGGCCACGTCAACCAGCTAAGTATGCGGAGCCACAGGAAGAAGTCAGAGTAGTCAATCACCACGTAGCAGTTTGCGATTTCGTCGTAGACTTCACGAAGTTTTCCAGTTGGGGAGATCTGCTCAAGAACATCGGCTACTTGTATCATTTCGTTCATCGTTGTCGATCATCACCAAGAGTGATGACCAAGAGCAGAGTTGCAGTCTTGGAGCAGAAAGATTATGCGGCGGCTGAAAGAAGTGTTTGGCGAGTTATCCAAAGTGTGGAGTACACCGCAGAAATCGCCACTCTTCTCAAGAATTTCGAGCTTCCCAGCGACCAACAGACGCCATTGGAAAGAAGCAGTCTCCTCAAAAAGCTGTCCCCATTTTTGGACGACGAAGGTGTTCTGAGGATGCGTAGCCGTATTAATGATGCTGCCATCTACTATTCCTACGACTTTCAAAACCCAGTGATCGTTCCAAGGAGAAGTCACGTCACCGAACTGATGATCTACAAGTATCATCAACGCTATGGACACGCTAACGTCGATACCGTCGTCAACGAGTTGCGTCAACGCTATTACATCGCCAGAGTTCGTTCCGTAGTGAAAAACGTAGTAAAGCAGT GCCTGGACTACTTTGGGCCGTTGATAGTGAAGCATCGTCGGAGTAACGAGAAGAG AGGTGCTCCGCAGAAAATTTTCAGCGACAGTGGCACTAACTTTCGTGGAGCCGCCCGCGAGCTTGTCAATGAAACAAGAGCCATCAATCGGGAGCTAGCGGCTATATTCACCAACGAAGAAATCGAATGGGTTTTCAACCCTCCATCCGCTCCCCACATGGGTGGTGTGTGGGAGCGAAAGGTTCGCTCAATCAAAGAAGCGTTCAAATCATTGCACCACAGACAACATCTGAACGATGAGAAGCTTATGACCTTCTTGGCCCAGGCTGGAATGATGGTGAACTCCCATCCTCTAACATGTGTACCGTCGGCAGAAGAAGCAGTTACTCCGAACAATTTCCTGTTAATGAGTTCGAGTGGGACCAACACGTCATCGAGGATACCTGTTGATGAAGAGGTGCCTCTACGGCTAAACTGGAAGTTGATGCAACAGCTGTTAAATCAATTTTGGAAGCGATGGATCCAAGGATATCTTCCGACAATTGCTCGTCGAACCAAGTGGTTCAGCGATGTCCGCCCACTTCAAGTAGACGACCCGGTAGTCATCGTAGATGAAACTGTCCGAAATGGGTGA